The Gimesia sp. DNA segment CGCAGCTGGAATCTGATTCCCCTGAGTCTGTTCTGTCTCTGTCTGTCGCTTTCAGCGTGTGCTGACAAAACGACTGCAGAATACACCCAGCCTGATCCCGGACTGAATGCTGAAGAGTCCAGCGTCCAGATGGATCAGGGGGGCAAATAGCAGAATTCGATCTGCGGAGCGTTTCCGTTTTGCAGCAGATTCCGGAATGGCTCCTACAGTTATTATGATGATTTGTCGGGGAGAGTGAGATGATCATTTCACTCTCCCCGCTGCTTTACCATCACAGACTTTCTGGCCTCCATGCTGGTGATGTCATTCGCCATACACCCTCTCTCGATCTATCGTCTTTGTTCTCTCAGCGCAGACAAACTTTTCCGACTGCAGCGATCAGGGGTTTTGTCATGATCGACCGCGCAGTGATCAGCGTTAATTAGTATTCCATTCTAATTAGCAAGATATTACGTCGATCGGGATTGACTCACTTTCCATTCAGGGTAACCTGAAAGTAATTCGAATCTCAGATGACTGGTGAATAGTTGATTCGAAGACCATCCATAACCCACCTTCGGGGCGCTCCTGAACTATCGTTTCTACATAATACAGGACCGATGCCCTGACTACTAGTTCCTCCGCTACACATTGCATTCTCTATTCCTGCGCTGAAAGAAAATGCCTGCACGGAACGACCCAGAAACGAGTCACCCTATGCTGCATGACGCTCCAGGCAAAATCTTGATCATTGTCTGGCTGCGACTTCATACCATTTCTTGATAGATCCGAGACTGGAGACCGACATGAAACAACGCACAACCTTGCGCGGTTTTACTCTGATTGAACTTCTGGTGGTGATTGCCATCATCGCGATTCTGATTGCCTTGTTACTCCCCGCTGTTCAACAGGCCCGGGAAGCAGCCCGTCGCTCTACCTGTAAAAATAATCTGAAGCAGATCGGACTGGCTCTGCATAACTATCACGACACACACCAGCTCTTCCCGTATGCAACCGCGAACCCCGGTAACTGTATCCCAGCAGACCCGAATGCCACGATCACCAATCATACCGGCTGGCTCTACCTGCTCCCTTTCATGGATCAGGCAAACCTCTACAACCAGTTCAATTTCAGTGCTGCAACCGGGCAGCATAACAAAACCTCGAATACACTGGCCGGCGGTAGCTCGATCACTACCGGGAATGCCCAGCTGGGAACGAACATCATTCCGATTCTGCTTTGTCCCTCAGATGATGGCGGCTCGACCTATCCGGGGGCTGATACGAATTATGGCACCGGCGTAGCTAACTCGGCCCGCACCAGTTACGGGTTCAGTGTGACCACTGGTGAGTACTGGGGGGGGAACTGTACCTACTGGGTGAATGAAAGCAAAACCAACCGCACCATGTTTGGTGCGAATTCCAAGTGCAAAATCCGCGATATCAAAGATGGAACCAGCAACACCGTCGCGGTTGCCGAGACAACCCTGGATGTCGATGACGGCGAGTGTCAGATCTGGGCTGCCTCTTCACATGTGGGGATGGGGGTCATGCTGAAAGCCAGCCGGGGCATCAATGAATTTCGCTGCTGCACCTGGCGAACTCCCCCTAATGCTCAGTTTCAACCAGGACGCCTGGGAGAATGGGGAGAGCCGGGCAGTACCCATACCGGCGGAATGCACGTTCTGCTGGCGGATGGTGCAGTCCGGTTTATCAGCGAAAATATCGACACCAACACGCGCCTCAATCTGGCCAATATCTCCGATGGCAATCCCCTGGGAGAATTTTAAGAGTGATTAAAGCTGATTTCGACGGGCCGGTTGATTCCAATCCGGCCCGTCGTGATGCATAGGCCAAGTTACATGTGTTCTCATTTCTGACGCGGGTTACACAAATCTGGTTGACAGGGTGTTCTCCCGCACTTAATAATTACTAAATCTAAATATCAAAAGGTATTTCCCTTTCGGGTAATTAATTGAGATTTTAAATTTCCTTTATTTTTGATCGCTACATCAACACCTGACGAGTGTTTATTTAATTGCCTTCTTCAATTCGACTCCGAATTGTAGTCATCACATTTAGTCGTTTTTTTTCGTTCCTTTCTCTTATTTAACTGGAGACACCCTATGCGACAGCAATTATTCAAGCGGGGCTTCACCTTGATCGAACTGTTGGTGGTGATTGCCATCATCGCGATCCTGATTGCTCTGCTCTTGCCGGCGGTACAGCAGGCGCGTGAAGCAGCCCGCAGGTCAACCTGCAAAAACAACCTGAAGCAGATCGGTCTGGCACTGCACAACTACCATGACACCCATCGCGTGTTCCCCTATGCCACTGCTAATCCTGGTACCTGTACGACCGCAGGTGGAGCCACAATCACTAATCATGCCGGCTGGCTTTATCTGCTGCCTTTCATGGATCAGGCAAACCTGTATAACCAGTACAATTTCAGTGCCGCCACAGGATCGCGAAACGATGTCGGCGGGACGCTGGCAGGTGGAGGTGCGATCGCCAGCGGGAATGCGGTTCTTGGTACGAATGTCATTCCTATTCTGATCTGCCCTTCTGATGACGGCGGGGCTCAGTATGCTCCCGCCAGTACGGCCTACGGAACCGGAGTTGCCAATTCCGCACGCACCAGCTATGGCTTTAGTGTGACGAATGCCCACGACACGGGGGCCTGTAATCTCTGGACTCTGGAAGGTAAAACTTCACGTGCCATGTTCGGGATCAGCTCAAACTGTCAGGTTCGTGATGTCAAGGATGGTACCAGTAACACAGTCGCTGTCGTAGAGACCACTCTGGACGTCGATGACGGCGAATGCCAGTCCTGGGCCGCAGCTTCACACGTGGGGCTGGGAACAAATTTCAAGTCGAGCCGGGGTATTAATGAATTCCGTTGCTGCACCTGGAGAACACCGCCTATGCAACAGTTTCAGCCAGGCCGCCTTGGTGAATGGGGCGATCCTGGCAGTACCCATGTGGGCGGGTTGCATGTGTTGATGGGCGATGGTGCAGTTCGATTCGTCAGCGAAAACATCGACTCGACGACGCGTAATAATCTGGCGAATATCTCTGACGGAAACGTTCTGGGAGAATTCTAATAACAAATCCCAGAGTCAGACCTGGTCGTTCTCCTTCGTTCCGCAACCGGGCGAAGGGGGACTGGCTTTTTCTCCCTCTCCAGAGCGAAAATTAGATGAGCTGGATCTGAAGCAGCAGTGTGACTGAGTAACCAACTTCGAATTCCCATCTGACAAGATTGAAAGAAAGATGCATGTTGAAATTGAATAGACAGATTGCCGTTCTGCTGATGACTGTCGGCTTAGTGAGTGGTTGTGGTGGTCACACTTCAGAAGTTCCCGATGACCTTGTTCCTGTTACAGGAACCGTGAAACTGGATGGTGAACCGAAAGCAAATATTACGGTTATCTTTAATCCCGGAAAAAAAACCGCTGGAACGGGTGGGTATGGTGTGACCGATCAAGATGGTAAGTACACGCTGACTCATCGCAGCAATAAGCCTGGAGTAGAACCGGGAGAGTATGTTGTCACTTTCTCTATGATGGGCCTGCCCGACGGAAGCCCGATTCCTGAAGGGAAAGATGCGGCCGATGTGGGTGCAGTGCAGTTGCTGCCTGAGCAATACACGAATCCCAACCGTGAGATGAATCTGACCATCGCCACGGTGAAAGCGCCCTCCGCAACTCTGGATTACGAAATTAAATCAAAATAAAGTTCGCAATCAGAAATACCTCAGTTCCTAAAGGCCTGGGGTCAGTTTAGATTGAACAATGAATTTCAGGGAGGTTGGTTCCAACCTCCCATTTTTTATGGCTTTAGAAAATTATTTCTATGCACCAGCAGGCGTTATCGCCTGGGGTACTGGCTGTTCTGTATGCGAGCAGGCAAGGCTGGTTGACTTTGAGTCCAGGGGGATGCGTTTCACACTTCTGTCAACGAAATGTCGAAAAAGTTAACGAACCTCAGAAAAATGATTGACATATTGAAAGCCCCAATAACATAATAAGAATTATTAATCATCTCTTCATATCTAGTTTCAGAGATGAAATTCCCTTCTGACTTTAAAATCGTCTAATCATAAATTCGTTTTGTGTTGTTTCAGTATTCACTAAGTTCTTAGTGTCGGCACATACAATTTCATGCTGTGTGATTGTTGATTCGTCGTTCTTTTCAGCTTCTATTTCATGTCCAGAATCAGTTAGACAATTGCGCATTTTAAAATCTGTTTGAGCCCGCACTTAAGCGTATTTATACCTCATTTCTTTTTCTTTTTTCCGGAGGTGGAAAATGCTGCAGCTCAAAAAAAGGCGTGCGTTCACACTGATCGAATTGCTGGTCGTCATCGCGATTATCGCAATTCTGATCGCTCTCTTGTTACCTGCCGTGCAGCAGGCGCGTGAAGCAGCCCGTCGCTCAACCTGTAAGAACAATCTGAAACAGATTGGTCTCGCCTTGCACAACTACCATGATGCACACAAATGCTTTCCGTACTCAGTTTCACATGCCCACAGTATCACGTCGGGTTCTGCAAGCCATGCCTTTGGCCTGAACCATCGTGGCTGGTTGCTGGTCCTGCCTTACATTGATCAGGCGAACCTCTACAATCAGTTCAACTTCAGCCTGGCTGCCAGTACAGGGGCTCCCAGTGCGAAGCCTGTTCCGGGTAACCTGCTGCCGGGGTCTGCCGGTAATGCGAACGATCAGGTGATCTCGAAAATCATTCCCGCGTTCATGTGTCCTTCAGACGATAACGACACACACTATCGCTCTACCACCAGTGCTCACTACGCTATCGCTCCTGGTAGCTCCAGTGAGTATGCGGCTTACACAAATTACGATTTTAGTACTCGGAGAACATCCAGTTCTGCCAGTATCTGGAATACAGAAAGCCGCTCCTCACGCCGCATGTTCGGGATCGATGGTTGTTCTCAGATTCGTGATGTCAAAGACGGTATGAGTAACACGGTGGCCGTTGCTGAGACTCTGCGCTGGACCTACAACGGTGTTTCCCAGACCTGGGGTCATGCGAAATGGGTGGGCCACGGGGTCGACCTGACTTACTCACGTGGAATTAACTGGTGGCCCTGCTGCTCCTGGGACTCTCCCCCATTCGCTCGTCCTACCGGACCTGGTCGTCTGGGTGACTGGTCTACCGTGGGCAGTCTGCACACCGGTGGTGCTCATGTGCTGATGGGTGATGGAGCCGTTCGTTTCATCAGTGAAAACATCGACGCCACAACCCGCAACAACCTGGCTTACATCTCTGACGGTAACCCGATCGGAGAATTCTAATCTCTGCAGCGCCGATGCGCTGCTGGCATAACTGCAAGACCACGGGTGAGGTGATGTCG contains these protein-coding regions:
- a CDS encoding DUF1559 domain-containing protein; translated protein: MKQRTTLRGFTLIELLVVIAIIAILIALLLPAVQQAREAARRSTCKNNLKQIGLALHNYHDTHQLFPYATANPGNCIPADPNATITNHTGWLYLLPFMDQANLYNQFNFSAATGQHNKTSNTLAGGSSITTGNAQLGTNIIPILLCPSDDGGSTYPGADTNYGTGVANSARTSYGFSVTTGEYWGGNCTYWVNESKTNRTMFGANSKCKIRDIKDGTSNTVAVAETTLDVDDGECQIWAASSHVGMGVMLKASRGINEFRCCTWRTPPNAQFQPGRLGEWGEPGSTHTGGMHVLLADGAVRFISENIDTNTRLNLANISDGNPLGEF
- a CDS encoding DUF1559 domain-containing protein, producing MRQQLFKRGFTLIELLVVIAIIAILIALLLPAVQQAREAARRSTCKNNLKQIGLALHNYHDTHRVFPYATANPGTCTTAGGATITNHAGWLYLLPFMDQANLYNQYNFSAATGSRNDVGGTLAGGGAIASGNAVLGTNVIPILICPSDDGGAQYAPASTAYGTGVANSARTSYGFSVTNAHDTGACNLWTLEGKTSRAMFGISSNCQVRDVKDGTSNTVAVVETTLDVDDGECQSWAAASHVGLGTNFKSSRGINEFRCCTWRTPPMQQFQPGRLGEWGDPGSTHVGGLHVLMGDGAVRFVSENIDSTTRNNLANISDGNVLGEF
- a CDS encoding carboxypeptidase-like regulatory domain-containing protein, whose amino-acid sequence is MLKLNRQIAVLLMTVGLVSGCGGHTSEVPDDLVPVTGTVKLDGEPKANITVIFNPGKKTAGTGGYGVTDQDGKYTLTHRSNKPGVEPGEYVVTFSMMGLPDGSPIPEGKDAADVGAVQLLPEQYTNPNREMNLTIATVKAPSATLDYEIKSK
- a CDS encoding DUF1559 domain-containing protein, with product MLQLKKRRAFTLIELLVVIAIIAILIALLLPAVQQAREAARRSTCKNNLKQIGLALHNYHDAHKCFPYSVSHAHSITSGSASHAFGLNHRGWLLVLPYIDQANLYNQFNFSLAASTGAPSAKPVPGNLLPGSAGNANDQVISKIIPAFMCPSDDNDTHYRSTTSAHYAIAPGSSSEYAAYTNYDFSTRRTSSSASIWNTESRSSRRMFGIDGCSQIRDVKDGMSNTVAVAETLRWTYNGVSQTWGHAKWVGHGVDLTYSRGINWWPCCSWDSPPFARPTGPGRLGDWSTVGSLHTGGAHVLMGDGAVRFISENIDATTRNNLAYISDGNPIGEF